Within the Saccharomonospora amisosensis genome, the region GCTTCGCTCGTAGGCTCCGGGCTGCGGGCCGTGGGCGTAACCGCCGGGGTGCACCGAGACCGACCCCTGCCCGATTCCCGATCCCTTACGGGCCTCGTAGTCGCCACCGCAGTAGAACATGATCTCATCGGAGTCCACATTAGAGTGATAGTACGGTACCGGGATGGAAAGCGGGTGGTAGTCCACCTTGCGCGGGACGAAGTTGCACACCACGAAGTTGTTGCCCTCGAACACCTGATGCACCGGCGGGGGCTGGTGCACTCGTCCGATGATCGGCTCGAAGTCGTGGACACTGAAGGTGAACGGGTACAGACAGCCGTCCCAGCCAACTACGTCGAACGGGTGCTGCGGGTAGACCATGCGCGTGCCGACCAGGGCGCCGCCCGCCCGGTGCTTGACGTAGACCTCGACGTCGGTGCCCTCGCCCGCCATGGGCTGTGTCGGGCCGTGCAGGTCACGCTCGCAGTAGGGCGCGTGCTCCAGCAGCTGACCGAAGCGTGACAGGTAGCGCTTCGGTGGCGAGACGTGACTGCTGGCCTCTATCGCGTAGGCGCGCAACGGTCCTTCCCCGTGCGGCAACCAGCGGTGTGTGGTCGAGGTCGGGATGACGACGTAGTCACCCGCCCTCGCCTCGACCGCGCCGAACATCGTCTCCACCGTCGCCTGGCCCGACTCGACATAGACGATCTCGTCACCGGTGGCGTTGCGATACAGCGGTGAGTCCTGAGTGGACACCACGTAGGAGATCCGCACGTCGGCGTTGCCGAGGATCAGCCTGCGGCCGGTGACGACGTCGGTGTGCGACCAGGTCTCCTTGGGGAACAGTTCGTGCAGCCGCAGGTGCCTCGGCCGCAGCGGGTGATTGGGCGTTGTCGTCTGGTCGGGCAGCTCCCACGGCTGCGAGTCGACGATCGCCGATGGAATGTTGCGGTGGTACAGCAGCGAGGAGTCGGAGGAGAAGCCCTCCTCCCCCATCAGTTCCTCGAAGTAGAGCCGTCCCTCGCTGTCACGGTGCTGGGTGTGACGCTTCGGGGGCACGGCGCCGACCTGCCGGTAGTACGCCATGGCTGGCCTCCTTGCTGTCGGTCGGGGCGCGAGCGACCGCGCACCCTTTCCATATAGTTAATGTATTGACTACCTGAGTCAAGAGCCGTGCTCAGTTGCGGCCACGCACGTCGAACTGGTCGCGGTTGGTGATCAGCTTGTTCAGCAGCAGCACCAGGATCCGCTGCTCCGTTTCGGTGAGCACGCTCGCCCATTCGTGCTCGCGCTCGTTGTGCTCGCCGAACACCTCGACCATCTCGCGCAGGCCCGCCTCGGTCAACGACAGCAGCACCGACCTGCCGTCGTGTGTCCCCGGCGTGCGTTCCAGCAGGCCGTCTGCGACGAGGGCCTTGCCGAGGTTGGAGACGGCCGCGCGACTCATGCCGGTGAGTTCGGCCGCCTTCCTGGCCTCGAGCGGCCCGGCGAGCCAGGTGACGAACAGCAGGCGAAACGCCGACCACGACCGCCCCCTCGGCCGGTGCACCGAAGCCTCGAGGTCGTAGGTGACAATGTTCGAGGCCCTGTTCAGCGTCAGCAGCACCTCGGTGGCCGATTGGTGCCGGAAGCCGTACTCGGTGGCCAGCCTGCGGTTGGCGAGGGCGACGAAGGACCAGAAGTCCAGCTCGGGCTCGCCCTCACCGCCGGCGGAATTGGTTAACACATGAACTATCGTAGGCGCCGGTTCAGGACTTGCGGAACCGCGCGACGGTCTCCTGGATGGCGGGTCCGGTGGCCGAGGACGCCTGTGCCCACGACTCGAACTCAAGCGTCGCCCTGAAGTCGCCTGTCCTGGCCACGCCCACCGCGGACTTGATGTCCCTTGCCAGCGCGGGGTCCAGTTCCGCCCACCGCAGGGCTCGCTCCTCGGCCGCGGCGAGGGGGTCGTCGGCGAGCTCAAGCGCCAGGCCCTCCCGCACCGCGGCCGGGCCGTCGAGCGCGCCGCCGTCCAGCAGCATCGCGAGCGCCCGCTGCGCGCCGAGCGCGTCGACCAGGAACCACGTGCACCCGCCTCCCGGGTGCAGGCCGATCCGGGAGAACGTCGCCGCGAACGAAGCCGAGGGGCCCGCGATCCGCACGTCGCAGGCCATGGCGAGGTTCAACCCTGCGCCCACTGCGGGCCCCTGCACGGCGGCTATCGTCGGGATCTGCAACGCGCGCAGTCGCAGGAAGCTGTCGTACACCTGGTGAAGGTGCTCGCGCAGCTCGCCGACCTTCGCGTTGCCGGCGTGGCCGAACAGCGCGGGCAGATCGGCACCGGCGCAGAACGCCTTTCCCTGCCCGGAGACGACGAGGGTGCGTGCCCCCTGGTCGGACGCCACGGTCGAGATCGCCGAGCCGAGTTCCGCGCACATCTGCTCGTCGAGGCAGTTGCGCCGGTCCGGGTCGGTCAGCGTCAGCTTCCACCTGCCGCCGTCGTTGTCCAGGGCCACCTTCGTCATCGATCCTCGCTTCACACTCGTTTCGGCCGGTCCGACAGGCTATTGGCTCACCAGCCCGCGGCACCACGCAGGGCTGCCGTCAGCGCTGTTGGCGGTACCGTCGATACATGACCGAACGCAAGCCGCCGGGCGTGTCTTTCGAGAGCTGGGTCGAGCGCCAGATCCGGCTCGCCCAGCAGCGGGGCGAGTTCGACAACCTGCCCGGTGCGGGCAAACCGCTGCCGCGGGGGCCGAAGGACCGGCTCGACTGGTTCGCGCGCAAGCTCGAACGTGAGAACGTCGACGGCTCCGCGCTGCTGCCGCCGTCGCTGGCGGTGGCAAAGGAGATCGAGGAGTTGCCCGCAAGGCTGTCGCGGGAGCGATCGGAAGCGAGGGTGCGCGACATCGTCGCCGACCTGGGCGAACGCATCCGGCAGGTTCATCGCGGCCCGCAGGTAGGACCGCCCCTGCGGGCGAGGCCGATCGACGTGGAGGAAGCTGTCGAGGCCTGGCGCGAGCGCCGGAAGCCGTGAGCCCCACCCCGCCGCGAGTCCCCCGTTCCCGTCCGCGAGTCCCCCGTTCCCGCCCGCGAGTCCTGCGTTCCCGCCCGCGAGTTCTGCGTCGCGGGCTTCGAATCTAAGATCCTGTTCTACTGTCCTCGAGACGAGAGGCAACCCGGATGCCCGAGATGTCCCTCGCCCACGTGCTCGCGGCCCTCGACTTGCGAAGGATGTCGCCCGACACCTTCTCCGCCCCCAGCCAGCCGCTGCCCCCGCACCGGGTGTTCGGCGGCCAGTTGCTCGCCCAGTCGGTGATCGCGGCAGGCCACACCGTGCGGGACAACTCCACCATCCACTCACTGCACGCCTACTTCGTCCGCACGGGCGACCCGGCGGAACCGATCGAGTTCACAGTCGACCGCACCCGCGACGGGCGCTCGTTCGCCGCCCGCAGGGTCGAGGCGGTCCAGTACGGCAAGACGATCTTCCAACTGCTGGCCTCGTTCCAGGAACCGGCCTCCGGCCCCAGCCACCAGGACTCGTTGCCTGCCGTGCCGGGGCCCGACTCGCTGCCCGCTCGCTTCCCGTTCGGTTCGCCCGACGGGCCGATCGAGGCGCGCCGAGTACCGCAAGGCGCCGAGGGAAGGTCTGACGGGCGGGCCCGTGCGGCGGTGTGGGTCCGCCTCACCGGGGCGCTACCGCCGAACCCGCTGTTGCACACCGCGCTGCTGGCATACCTCTCCGACTATTCGATCATGCATGCCGCGTTGCGGACCCATTCGCTGCGGCACAGCTCCCAGCACGTCAAGACGGCCAGTCTCGATCACGCCATGTGGTTCCACGGCCCGGCGAATCTCGAGGGTTGGCTGCTCTACGACACGGTGAGTCCTGCCGCCGGCAGCGCTCGCGCGTTGGGGATGGGCAGGCTGTTCACCCGGTCCGGCCAGTTACTGGCCACGGTCGGTCAGGAAGCGATGGTGCGGATCTCCGACACGCCCTGATTCGCGGGCGGGGCGGAGCGCAGAACTCGCGGGCGGGAACGGGGAACTCGCGGGCGGCAACGGGGGACTCGCGGGCGGCAACGGGGAACTCGCGGGTTGGGGCGCGGCTGGTGGTGGGCGTTCGACGGTGTCGCCGCCGAACGCCCACCACACTGTGGCCGCGCCGTCACTCACCCACCGATGTCGGCACCGCCCTCACTTGCCGACGTCGGATCGTGCCGCCGCGCTCACGATGCGGCCACGATCGCCGTCCGTGATGATGCCCGCCGCCACCAGCTCGCGGGTCAACGCCTGGACGTGATCGACGAACTCGCCGTGGTTGGCGTACTCGGCGTCCTCGGCGATCAGATCGTTGATGGTGCACCCGTTGCCGGTGTCGACGTTGGCGACGCCGGTGTCGTAGTCGCCGATCGTCACCGTCGGCCGCTCGTCGGAATCGGGGCAGGCATCCGTGGGATCGACGACGACGATGAAGGACACCGCTCCTTCCGCGGTGTTCTCCGCGTTGTCAGTGGCCCGGTACCGGACCGTGTGCTCCCCGGGCCGGTCCACCGTCACAGGTCCCTCGTACAGCCGGAACTCGCCTTCGTCGACGGCGTACTCGACGGCGGCGATGCCCGACCTGGCGTCGGTCGCCGAGATCGTCACCGTCGCCGAACCCACGTAGTCGCCCCGCTCGTCGGTCTCGCCATTCACCTCGGCCGACACCTCAGGCGGCGTCGTGTCTCCCGGGTCGGCTTCGACCACGGTGAACGCCACCGAACCAACTTCGGAGGTGTTGCCCGCGTTGTCGCCGGCGCGGTAGCGCACCGTGTGCTCGCCTGCCTGGTTCACCACGATCGGCTGGGTGTACTCGGTGAAACCCTCGCCGTCGAGGGCGTACTCGACGGCGGCGATGCCCGACCTGGCGTCGGTCGCCGAGATCGTCACCGTCGCCGAACCCACGTAGTTACCCTGCCCGTCGGTCTCGCCATTCACCTCGGCCGAGACCTCGGGCGCCGTGGTGTCGTCCGGCGGCGGTTCCACCACGGCGAACGAGACCGAGCCGGGCTGCGAGGTGTTGCCCGCGGTGTCCGTCGCCCGGTACCGCACCGTGTACTCCCCCGGCCGGTCGAAGGTGACCGGTGTGGTGTAGGCCTGGAACGCACCCGCACCGATCGCGTACTCGACACTATCTACTTCGGACTCAGCGTCCTGCGCGGCAAGCGTCACCGTCGCGGAACCGAGATAGTTGCCGCCCGCGTCCTGCTCTCCCGCGACCTCGGCGATCACCCGTGGCGGTGTGGTGTCGCCCGGCTCAGGCGGTACCACGGTGAACGACACCGAACCCGCCTGGGAGGCGTTACCCGCGTTGTCAGTGGCCCGATACCGCACGATGTGCTCACCCACAGTGTCCACGACCACCGGAGCCGAGTAGGTCCGGAAGCCGCCACCGTCCAGTTCGTACTCCACCGATGCCACGCCGGAACCGGTGTCGTTGGCCGCTACCGTCACCGTCGCCGAACCCACGTAGCCGCCCTGCCCGTCGGTCTGTCCGCCCACCTCGGCCGACACCTCGGGCGGCGTCGTGTCTCCCGGGTCCGGCTCCACAACACTGAACTGCACCGACCCGGTCGGCGATGTGTTGCCTGCGTTGTCCGTGGCCCGGTACTGCACGGAATGGTCACCGACGCGGTCCACCGTCACCGGACCGGTGTAGGGCTGAAATCCCGTGTCGTCGATCTCGTACTCCACCGACGCCACGCCGGAACCGGCGTCGGTCGCGGTCACGGCCACGGTCGCCGAACCGAGGTAGTTTCCCTGGTCGTCGGTCTGGCCGGTCACCTCGGCCGACACCTCGGGAGCCGTGGTGTCCGAGCCATCGCCGGTGACCACGAGGACACCGGTCATCTGACCGTGCCCCGGCATGTCGCAGTAGTAGCGGTATTCGCCTGGTGAGAGGTTGACGTTCACCTCGTACCTGCCCTCGTTGGCGTCGAAGGGGCTGGCGAGGATGTTGACGTCGACGTCGTGGTTGTAGCCCGGTGTCGAGGTGTCGAATGTCAGCGTGTGCGGCAGGCCGGTGGTGTTCCCGGTCGCCGTGCTGTTCTCGAACACGATTGTCGCCGCCCCCGCCGTCGCCGTGCTCGGCGCGGAGGCGTAGGAGGTGATGCTGTCGTTGGCCGTCCAGGTCAGTACCTGTGCCAGAGCGGTCTCGGCCGCAGGCTCCGGCGTCCGCTGTGCCGCCGACGCGGGCGCCAGCCACAACGTCGCCACCAGTAGTCCCAGTATCGCCACGGCGAACCGGCCCGCCGCGGCGCGAAGGCGCGCGATCGGCCCGGGTTTTCGTGGTGTGGCGGAAGGTAATCGTGAATACATCGAAGTGCCGCACCTCTCGTGCTCCCGGCGCACGCGCCGGGTAGTGGGGTTGGGGAGCCTGCCGGCGCGGGTGGCGACCACCCGCGCCGGCAGGCTTGCTCGGTTACAGCGGCCGTACCCGGATGTTGCGGAACTCGATCAGGTCGCTGTCGCCGTGGTTCTGCAACCCGATGAAGCCACTGCCGAACTGGCGCAGGTCCGTCGGCGGGTCACCCGCCCGCGAGGACTCCTTGCCCGGCGTGTTGTCGAACTCGTTGATCACCACTCCGTTGCGGATGATCGTGTAGTGCTGCCCGACAACCCTGATCTCGTAGTCGTTCCACTCCTGTTTCGGGGTGACCCCGGCCCGGTCGAGAGCCACCGGATCGAAGTTGTAGATCGACCCGGTCTTCTGCGGTTCGCCCGGCGCACCATCGTATATCTGCACCTCTTGTCCACAGTAGATCGCGACCCAGGCGTGGGAGTTCCTCGCCGCTCCCGTGTTCGCGCATTCGGGCCGCTGCTCCTGCGGAGTCCTCGGGTCCGGGAACCGGACGAACACGCCGCTGTTGGCCCTGTGGTCCTGCGGTGACACGTCACGGAACCGTAGCTTCAGCGAGAAGTCGCCGTACTCCTTCGCCGCGTACCACAACATGCCGAGCCCTCCGGAGCTGCGGATGGAGCCGTCCGGCTGCAGCCGGAAGTTTCCGCTGGGAGCCTGCTGCCAGCTCTGCAACGACTCGGCCGTACCGTTGAAGATCGGCTCGTATCCGGTGTCCGACTTCTTGCCGATGCCGGACTTCGCCGCGGCACCGGTAAGGGCGGCGGACTCCCTTCCGGTAAGCACACCGTCCTTCTTCAGCCTGTCGACGACCTCACTGACGTGGCTGACGAAGTCACCGTGGTTGCGCCAGGTGCTCTCGTCGTCGATGAGGTCGTTCACCGTGCAACCGCCCGCGACGTCATGGTTGGTCACGCCGGTGTCGGTGTCACGCAGCCACACCGTCGACCGGTCGTCCGGAACCGAGCACCCCACGTCGACCTTGACGGTCGTCGTGGCCTTCTCACCGTCGGCGTAGGTCACGGTGAGCTTCGCGGTGTAGGTGCCGATCCAGTCGTAGGCGTGCACCGGGTTGGCCTCGTCGGAGGTGGTTCCGTCGCCGAAGTCCCAGTGGTAGGAAACCCCGCCGGACCGCTCTCCGGTGAAGGCCATCGTCAGCGGCTTGTTCTGCAACTCGGTCACCGACGCGGTGGGCTTCGGCGTCGGCTCGCCGCCGTTGTAGGTGATACGGATCAGCTTCTGGTTGTCGTGCAGGCTGAAGAAGCCGCCCGCGTAGTCCAGCAGGTACAGCGCACCGTCCGGGCCGAACTTCGCGTCCATCCAGCTCTGCAGCTGCTCGTTGCCGCCGCCAGAGCGAATGATCTCGCGCAGGTCCTCGGCGAACAGTGGCGGGGCCTGCTCGGTGATCCGTTGCGGGTCCACCGTCACCGCGACCCGGTTGTTCGGGTTGCACTCGTCACCGATGAACCACTTGTTGTCCCAGTAGGCGGGCCATGCGACCGCGCTTTCGGCCGCTACCTGCGAACGGTGGTAGGTCGGACCGTCCATGATGGCCTGGCAACCACCGGTGAGGTACGGCTGGGTGTAGGTCGCGTCCTCCTCGTTGTAGGTCGGGATTCCGCTGCCGTCGGCGCGCTCGGGGAATACCGGGCCGCCGCCCTGCGGCGAGTACCAGATCATGTTGTCGCGGGCGGGCGGGATGTCGACCAGCCCGGTGTTGCGTGGCGAGTTGTTCTTCAGATTGTCGCAGTCGTACCAGCCGGTCAGGATCTCGGCGTCGGTGTTGCTGCGGTCGCGGTAGGGTTGCCGGTCGCCCATGCAGTACGGCCAGCCCTGGTTGCCCGCCGAGGTGATGATGGTCGCCGTCTCGTACTTCGCCGGGCCCAGCTCCGGGCTGGGCGCGCCCGCGTCCGGACCGACCCATGCCGCTGTCAGCCAGTCGTTGACCTTGTCGTAGGCGAGCCGCGAGATGTTGCGTACACCCATGACGTAGATCTCCGGCCTGGTCTTGTCACCGGGGTCCTCCGCCTCCGGGAACAGGTTGCCTTCCGGGATGGTGTAGGTCCCGTCGTCCTCCGGGTGAATCCGCAGGATCTTTCCGTTCAGGTCGTTGGTGTTTCCGGACGTGCGCCGCGCGTCCTGGAACGACACTCCCTTGTAGTCCTTGGTCCAGTTGTTTCCGGAGTAGCCGCTGGACCCCTGTGAGGAGTTGCTGTCACCCACTCCGATGTAGAGGTTTCCTTCGTTGTCGAATGCCATCCCGCCGCCCGCGTGGCAGCAGCTGTGGATCTGGGTGTCCCACCGCAGCAGGTCCTTGCGGGAGCCGAGGTCGAGCGTGCCGGTGCGCGCGTCGTAGGTGAAGCGCGACACCGTTCGCTGGCCGATGCGGTTGTCGGTGTCGATGGAGTCGTGCGGCATCCAGTAGACGTACATCCAGCCGTTGTCCGCGAAGTCGGGGTCGAGCGTGATGCCCAGCAGGCCTTCCTCGCTCTTGATCAGCTCGTCACCGCTGCCGCGGTTGCCGAACACCTCCAGCGTGGTCACCAGCTTGACCTGCTTGCTCCTGGGGTCCCACTGGTGAATGGTGCCGCAGCCGAGGCCGACGTCGGGGTTGTCCCAGCTCGGGATCGGACCACTGGGGCACGCGGCCTTGCCGACGTAGAAGACCGTCCCGTCGTCGGCGATGGTCAGCCCGTGCGGCTCGCCGATCTGGTCGAGCTGACCCGGCTGGTTCTTGCCAGTCAACCGCTCGATCTTGTAGTTCGAGGCGATGGTGGCCTGGCAGTCGCCGCGTACCAGTCCGGTGGTCCACTTCAGAGCGCCGAGCAGGTGATCGAGAAACTTCTGCTCGCCGTAGCCTGCCTCGGTCCCGCCCATTCCGGTGTAGAACGAACGGCCGCCGTCGAAGTCGCGGCACCACGAGACGGGGTGGAAGGCCCCGTTGCCGTTGTTGCCGGGGTCGTAGGTGTGCTCCTGCACCTGCGCGACGGTGTGCACCTCGCCGATCGGATTGGTGTCCCAGTTCAGCCACTTGTCGGTGCGGGTCCAGGTGAGTGGCAGCCCGTCGTTGGCGGGGTGCTGCCGGTCGGTCACGCTCACGACCGCTTCCTGCGGCCGTGGCGGGGGCGGTGGTGCCGCGTCCGGGGTGAACAGCTCGAGCTCGGCGAGCTGCACCAACGGTTCTCCGCCGTTCGCCTTCACCTCGAACCGGAAGTACTGGTAGGCCTCGGTGTTGTCGATGTCGAACTGTCTGGTCTGGAACCGATCGGGGAAGTTCTGCCCGGTTCGGCTGTCCAGCTCGGTCCAGCTCTGCCCGTCGGCGGAGGCACTCAGCGTCCAGTCCTTCGGGTCACGGCCGGGGAAGTCGTTGGCCGAGGTGAGCGCGTAACGGGAAACCGCCGCGGGCTCCGCCAGCTTCATGGTGACCCAGCCGGTCGGCTCGAACGTCAACCACTTGGTGTTGACCTTACCGTCGACGAGCTTTTCCTTGGTCTCGTTCGGCGGGTTGTCGCCGCTGGCGTCGATCTCGACGACTTCCTCGGGGAGGGCGCGGGCACCGGCGGGGCGAGCACCGATGAGTCCGGTGAACCAGTCGGAGCGGGCCTGCGCCTTGGCGGCCTCCCGGACGCCGAGGAACCCGCCGCCGCCCTGCACATGGCTTCGCAGCGCCGCTTCCTGTGCCGCGTTCAACTCGGCCCCCTCCGAGGAGAGGAACACGACACCGCGGTAACGGCGCAGGTTGTCCGGGGTGAACACGCCTGGGTCGACGGCCTCGTCGACGTTGATCCCGGCACTGCCCGCGAGGCGTTCGATCGCGTCGGCCGCCTTGCCGACCGGGTCGGTCTGCTCGGCGGCAGGTCCGTGGAACAGCAGTACGTTCACGCCGCCACCGGCATCCTGCTCTGCCGAGGGCTCCGGCTGCTGTGCCGACACGCCGGTGGCGGGGATGGTGGCCAGCCCGAGCGTGAGCACCGTTGTGGCCAGCATGGCAATGGTGTGCCGTAACGGTTTCGGGCCCGCCCGCCCGTCACGGGGTAGAGCTGATGATCCTCTTCGACTCATCCCTACTCCTTAATCGAGGTTTTCGCGTGCCGGGCCTACTGATCGCCGTGCCGGTGGTAGCGGTCGAGCGCCTTCTGGGCGCCGTCGGGCATGCTGCCGTCGGCATTGCGGACCAGGAACACACCTGCCATCCCGCCGTCGGAGTGAAACTGCACGTGGCAGTGGTACATCCAGGCGCCGGGGCCGACACCCTCGCCCGCGATGACCTGGAAACCGAAGGAGTCACCGGGGTTGAGGTCGCGATTGTCGATCACCCGGCTCGGGTCGTTGGGTCCCTCCAGGTAACCGGTGCGGTTGTCCGCCCAGCGATGGGCGTGCAGGTGGAAGGTGTGGAAGTTGTTGCCGTGCCCGATCGCGATGAACTCAACGCGCTCGCCGAGGTTGGCCTCGAGCACGGGCACGTCGGGCGCGACCCGGTTGTTGATGGTCATGTCGTTGAACACGACGGTGTACTGCCGGTCGGGCAGGATGTCGCCCTTGCGCCGGACGACGAGTGCGCCGTACAGCCCCTTGCGCAGCCCCTCCGTGCCGTGGTCGCCGCCCATGGCGTGGTCGTGGTAGTGCCAGTAGCCTGCGCTGCCGGGCAGCCACAAGCTGCCCGGCCCCTTGGCGGGCGCGCGGGTACGCCAGACGTAGGTGCGGGTCTCGCCGGGTTCGTTGAAGGAACCGTTGAGTGGGCTGCCGTC harbors:
- a CDS encoding homogentisate 1,2-dioxygenase, yielding MAYYRQVGAVPPKRHTQHRDSEGRLYFEELMGEEGFSSDSSLLYHRNIPSAIVDSQPWELPDQTTTPNHPLRPRHLRLHELFPKETWSHTDVVTGRRLILGNADVRISYVVSTQDSPLYRNATGDEIVYVESGQATVETMFGAVEARAGDYVVIPTSTTHRWLPHGEGPLRAYAIEASSHVSPPKRYLSRFGQLLEHAPYCERDLHGPTQPMAGEGTDVEVYVKHRAGGALVGTRMVYPQHPFDVVGWDGCLYPFTFSVHDFEPIIGRVHQPPPVHQVFEGNNFVVCNFVPRKVDYHPLSIPVPYYHSNVDSDEIMFYCGGDYEARKGSGIGQGSVSVHPGGYAHGPQPGAYERSIGVDFFDELAVMVDTFRPLELGEGGLACEDPGYAWTWSGRGPDR
- a CDS encoding MarR family winged helix-turn-helix transcriptional regulator — translated: MLTNSAGGEGEPELDFWSFVALANRRLATEYGFRHQSATEVLLTLNRASNIVTYDLEASVHRPRGRSWSAFRLLFVTWLAGPLEARKAAELTGMSRAAVSNLGKALVADGLLERTPGTHDGRSVLLSLTEAGLREMVEVFGEHNEREHEWASVLTETEQRILVLLLNKLITNRDQFDVRGRN
- a CDS encoding enoyl-CoA hydratase, whose translation is MTKVALDNDGGRWKLTLTDPDRRNCLDEQMCAELGSAISTVASDQGARTLVVSGQGKAFCAGADLPALFGHAGNAKVGELREHLHQVYDSFLRLRALQIPTIAAVQGPAVGAGLNLAMACDVRIAGPSASFAATFSRIGLHPGGGCTWFLVDALGAQRALAMLLDGGALDGPAAVREGLALELADDPLAAAEERALRWAELDPALARDIKSAVGVARTGDFRATLEFESWAQASSATGPAIQETVARFRKS
- a CDS encoding DnaJ family domain-containing protein, which produces MTERKPPGVSFESWVERQIRLAQQRGEFDNLPGAGKPLPRGPKDRLDWFARKLERENVDGSALLPPSLAVAKEIEELPARLSRERSEARVRDIVADLGERIRQVHRGPQVGPPLRARPIDVEEAVEAWRERRKP
- a CDS encoding acyl-CoA thioesterase; this encodes MPEMSLAHVLAALDLRRMSPDTFSAPSQPLPPHRVFGGQLLAQSVIAAGHTVRDNSTIHSLHAYFVRTGDPAEPIEFTVDRTRDGRSFAARRVEAVQYGKTIFQLLASFQEPASGPSHQDSLPAVPGPDSLPARFPFGSPDGPIEARRVPQGAEGRSDGRARAAVWVRLTGALPPNPLLHTALLAYLSDYSIMHAALRTHSLRHSSQHVKTASLDHAMWFHGPANLEGWLLYDTVSPAAGSARALGMGRLFTRSGQLLATVGQEAMVRISDTP
- a CDS encoding OmpL47-type beta-barrel domain-containing protein — protein: MYSRLPSATPRKPGPIARLRAAAGRFAVAILGLLVATLWLAPASAAQRTPEPAAETALAQVLTWTANDSITSYASAPSTATAGAATIVFENSTATGNTTGLPHTLTFDTSTPGYNHDVDVNILASPFDANEGRYEVNVNLSPGEYRYYCDMPGHGQMTGVLVVTGDGSDTTAPEVSAEVTGQTDDQGNYLGSATVAVTATDAGSGVASVEYEIDDTGFQPYTGPVTVDRVGDHSVQYRATDNAGNTSPTGSVQFSVVEPDPGDTTPPEVSAEVGGQTDGQGGYVGSATVTVAANDTGSGVASVEYELDGGGFRTYSAPVVVDTVGEHIVRYRATDNAGNASQAGSVSFTVVPPEPGDTTPPRVIAEVAGEQDAGGNYLGSATVTLAAQDAESEVDSVEYAIGAGAFQAYTTPVTFDRPGEYTVRYRATDTAGNTSQPGSVSFAVVEPPPDDTTAPEVSAEVNGETDGQGNYVGSATVTISATDARSGIAAVEYALDGEGFTEYTQPIVVNQAGEHTVRYRAGDNAGNTSEVGSVAFTVVEADPGDTTPPEVSAEVNGETDERGDYVGSATVTISATDARSGIAAVEYAVDEGEFRLYEGPVTVDRPGEHTVRYRATDNAENTAEGAVSFIVVVDPTDACPDSDERPTVTIGDYDTGVANVDTGNGCTINDLIAEDAEYANHGEFVDHVQALTRELVAAGIITDGDRGRIVSAAARSDVGK
- a CDS encoding ThuA domain-containing protein; this encodes MSRRGSSALPRDGRAGPKPLRHTIAMLATTVLTLGLATIPATGVSAQQPEPSAEQDAGGGVNVLLFHGPAAEQTDPVGKAADAIERLAGSAGINVDEAVDPGVFTPDNLRRYRGVVFLSSEGAELNAAQEAALRSHVQGGGGFLGVREAAKAQARSDWFTGLIGARPAGARALPEEVVEIDASGDNPPNETKEKLVDGKVNTKWLTFEPTGWVTMKLAEPAAVSRYALTSANDFPGRDPKDWTLSASADGQSWTELDSRTGQNFPDRFQTRQFDIDNTEAYQYFRFEVKANGGEPLVQLAELELFTPDAAPPPPPRPQEAVVSVTDRQHPANDGLPLTWTRTDKWLNWDTNPIGEVHTVAQVQEHTYDPGNNGNGAFHPVSWCRDFDGGRSFYTGMGGTEAGYGEQKFLDHLLGALKWTTGLVRGDCQATIASNYKIERLTGKNQPGQLDQIGEPHGLTIADDGTVFYVGKAACPSGPIPSWDNPDVGLGCGTIHQWDPRSKQVKLVTTLEVFGNRGSGDELIKSEEGLLGITLDPDFADNGWMYVYWMPHDSIDTDNRIGQRTVSRFTYDARTGTLDLGSRKDLLRWDTQIHSCCHAGGGMAFDNEGNLYIGVGDSNSSQGSSGYSGNNWTKDYKGVSFQDARRTSGNTNDLNGKILRIHPEDDGTYTIPEGNLFPEAEDPGDKTRPEIYVMGVRNISRLAYDKVNDWLTAAWVGPDAGAPSPELGPAKYETATIITSAGNQGWPYCMGDRQPYRDRSNTDAEILTGWYDCDNLKNNSPRNTGLVDIPPARDNMIWYSPQGGGPVFPERADGSGIPTYNEEDATYTQPYLTGGCQAIMDGPTYHRSQVAAESAVAWPAYWDNKWFIGDECNPNNRVAVTVDPQRITEQAPPLFAEDLREIIRSGGGNEQLQSWMDAKFGPDGALYLLDYAGGFFSLHDNQKLIRITYNGGEPTPKPTASVTELQNKPLTMAFTGERSGGVSYHWDFGDGTTSDEANPVHAYDWIGTYTAKLTVTYADGEKATTTVKVDVGCSVPDDRSTVWLRDTDTGVTNHDVAGGCTVNDLIDDESTWRNHGDFVSHVSEVVDRLKKDGVLTGRESAALTGAAAKSGIGKKSDTGYEPIFNGTAESLQSWQQAPSGNFRLQPDGSIRSSGGLGMLWYAAKEYGDFSLKLRFRDVSPQDHRANSGVFVRFPDPRTPQEQRPECANTGAARNSHAWVAIYCGQEVQIYDGAPGEPQKTGSIYNFDPVALDRAGVTPKQEWNDYEIRVVGQHYTIIRNGVVINEFDNTPGKESSRAGDPPTDLRQFGSGFIGLQNHGDSDLIEFRNIRVRPL
- a CDS encoding multicopper oxidase domain-containing protein is translated as MRQQHARTTLLGRKVSRRSMLAGAAVGVATPVVVTAAGGMPLALAAESANTVGGRTRRVTMYAQPLPDGLIGYGLSPDEASVPGPVLEIWEGDTLEIELVNNTDSRLSIHPHGVDYSVDSDGSPLNGSFNEPGETRTYVWRTRAPAKGPGSLWLPGSAGYWHYHDHAMGGDHGTEGLRKGLYGALVVRRKGDILPDRQYTVVFNDMTINNRVAPDVPVLEANLGERVEFIAIGHGNNFHTFHLHAHRWADNRTGYLEGPNDPSRVIDNRDLNPGDSFGFQVIAGEGVGPGAWMYHCHVQFHSDGGMAGVFLVRNADGSMPDGAQKALDRYHRHGDQ